The Leptospira bouyouniensis genome contains a region encoding:
- a CDS encoding TIGR02757 family protein codes for MSDDLSLLKIKLNQLISKYKNVSYLETDPICFPKRYKNPLDIEIVSIISCLFAYGNVKNIKNFLDPIFNMMGASPYEFLSQQSSSFSKFLQNLKGYRFQTKEDVVVLFLTLQKILRKKTKQSPIFESYFLNSKESFEKNSSIQNFQKKIESEILITANTKELTYGLQFLIGKWNSKSPKKRISLFLRWMVRNEYPDFGLYKKIKTYQIPYPMDVHIQKLSKVLGIHNQKQVQLNDAFLLTEFFRNINAVDPLLYDFYLTRVGIIDRCKGRYEEKICNGCELKEVCLVVPRGIEPRLQG; via the coding sequence ATGTCGGATGATCTTTCTCTTTTAAAGATCAAATTAAACCAATTAATATCCAAATACAAAAACGTATCGTATTTAGAAACTGATCCTATCTGTTTTCCAAAACGGTATAAAAATCCACTCGATATTGAAATTGTTTCAATTATCTCCTGTTTGTTTGCTTACGGGAATGTCAAAAATATCAAAAATTTTTTAGATCCAATATTTAATATGATGGGTGCGTCACCATATGAGTTTCTTTCTCAACAAAGCTCTTCCTTTTCAAAATTTCTACAAAACCTAAAAGGATATCGATTCCAAACAAAAGAAGATGTGGTTGTATTGTTTTTAACCTTACAAAAGATCCTGCGCAAAAAAACCAAACAGTCGCCTATTTTCGAATCCTATTTTCTAAATTCCAAAGAATCATTTGAAAAGAACTCATCCATACAAAACTTCCAAAAAAAAATAGAATCAGAAATTTTGATCACAGCAAACACCAAAGAACTTACTTATGGATTACAATTTTTAATCGGTAAATGGAACTCGAAATCTCCTAAAAAGAGGATTTCCCTTTTTTTACGATGGATGGTGAGAAACGAGTACCCCGATTTTGGTTTGTACAAAAAAATCAAAACCTATCAGATCCCCTATCCCATGGATGTTCATATCCAAAAATTAAGTAAAGTGCTCGGAATTCATAACCAAAAACAAGTCCAGCTAAACGATGCATTTTTACTGACTGAATTTTTTCGAAATATCAATGCCGTTGATCCGTTGTTATACGATTTTTATTTGACTAGAGTTGGAATTATAGATCGATGTAAAGGTCGTTATGAAGAGAAAATTTGTAATGGATGTGAGTTGAAGGAGGTTTGTTTGGTAGTGCCACGGGGAATTGAACCCCGATTGCAAGGATGA
- a CDS encoding adenylosuccinate synthase, translating to MPANLVVGAQWGDEGKAKVIDYLSKDTDIIVRYQGGANAGHTVVVGGKKYIFHLVPSGIIYDNTTCVIGNGVVLDPEYFLKECADLEAHGFRVKDKVLISDSCHILLPYHRLIDEAREAGSSPERKIGTTKKGIGMCYADKMLRNGVRAGDLLDKDILKRKLGHILEVKNQELVKYYDLEPVNQKEMYDFLLDFADKMGKNIVNTVYYLNSELEKGKRVLLEGAQGTGLDIDFGTYPYVTSSNPTTGGALAGSGVSFRYLKDVIGITKAYATRVGEGPFPSEILGEAGDVLRKLGGEYGSTTGRPRRCGWFDVQMIKHAVTVNGINSLVLTKIDVLSHYDSIPVVIGYEYKGKKLDFFPSQGLEDVKPLFGEYKGWKDDISGINSFSKLPPLCQSYIKSLQELVHTKIGIVSTGPDREHTIIMD from the coding sequence ATGCCTGCAAATTTAGTCGTTGGTGCCCAATGGGGTGATGAAGGAAAAGCAAAAGTCATTGATTATTTATCAAAAGATACGGATATTATCGTTCGCTACCAAGGTGGTGCAAACGCAGGTCATACCGTAGTTGTCGGTGGAAAAAAGTATATTTTTCACCTCGTTCCTTCTGGAATCATTTATGATAATACTACTTGTGTGATCGGAAATGGAGTGGTTCTCGACCCAGAGTATTTTTTAAAAGAATGTGCCGACTTAGAAGCACATGGATTTCGTGTGAAAGACAAAGTTCTCATCAGCGATTCTTGCCATATTTTACTCCCTTATCACAGACTCATTGATGAAGCAAGGGAAGCAGGTTCTTCCCCTGAACGTAAAATTGGTACCACTAAAAAAGGGATTGGAATGTGTTATGCAGATAAGATGCTTCGTAACGGCGTCCGTGCTGGCGATCTTCTCGACAAAGACATTTTAAAAAGAAAGTTAGGCCATATCTTGGAAGTCAAAAACCAAGAGTTAGTAAAATACTATGATTTAGAACCAGTGAACCAAAAAGAAATGTATGACTTCTTATTGGATTTTGCTGATAAAATGGGAAAAAATATCGTTAATACTGTGTATTACCTCAATTCTGAATTGGAAAAAGGCAAAAGAGTCCTTTTAGAAGGTGCACAAGGTACAGGACTTGATATTGATTTTGGTACTTATCCATATGTGACAAGTTCAAATCCTACTACTGGCGGTGCACTTGCGGGATCTGGAGTGAGTTTTCGTTACCTGAAAGATGTCATAGGTATTACGAAGGCTTATGCTACAAGAGTCGGGGAAGGACCTTTCCCATCTGAAATTTTAGGTGAAGCAGGGGATGTATTGCGTAAGCTAGGTGGAGAATACGGATCGACAACGGGAAGGCCAAGGCGTTGTGGTTGGTTTGATGTTCAAATGATCAAACATGCAGTAACAGTCAATGGAATCAATTCATTAGTTTTGACAAAAATAGATGTACTTAGCCATTACGATTCGATCCCAGTTGTGATTGGATACGAGTATAAAGGAAAAAAATTAGACTTTTTCCCATCGCAAGGATTGGAAGACGTCAAACCTTTGTTTGGTGAGTATAAAGGATGGAAGGATGATATTTCTGGCATTAATTCCTTTTCCAAACTTCCTCCACTTTGCCAGTCATATATTAAATCCTTACAAGAGTTAGTTCATACTAAAATTGGAATTGTATCCACTGGACCTGATCGTGAGCACACGATAATCATGGACTAA
- a CDS encoding ATP phosphoribosyltransferase regulatory subunit, protein MNQKNKPISSEQKWIPDGFHFLGPEESKNRRNLLQSFSELFEREGYSEITLPSFDYSNSFRSQLQDGVESLLVTKDWDGNELSPGVDLTLQVVKGMAARSHWEENQNVYYFAKKIRDHKKRNASRREVLQVGVESLGRSDTKQLVSQIQILKKLWDKTLPNKSFTIVFGHSSFFRSLLEILGWNEEQTKLLQQFLYTKNIPELVSLAARENTSESHMRIIQLLLKPILTTEIDDFKKSMEVVLSKEELMKINTDLESIISFFEVWNKQMNGIPSIWDPSLVRDLSYYTGFMFQGYVEQDPEPVFAGGVYNELYASFTGIPKEACGFALHLDSIEVMLNKEK, encoded by the coding sequence ATGAATCAAAAAAACAAACCAATTTCCTCGGAACAGAAATGGATTCCCGATGGATTTCATTTTTTAGGACCAGAAGAAAGTAAAAACCGGCGGAATTTACTACAATCGTTTTCGGAACTCTTTGAAAGAGAAGGGTATTCTGAAATCACCTTACCAAGCTTTGATTATTCTAATTCGTTTCGCTCCCAATTACAAGACGGAGTGGAAAGTTTACTCGTTACGAAGGACTGGGATGGGAATGAATTATCACCTGGAGTGGATTTAACCTTACAAGTGGTGAAAGGGATGGCAGCGAGGTCCCATTGGGAAGAAAACCAAAATGTCTATTACTTTGCCAAAAAAATAAGGGATCATAAAAAACGGAACGCTTCTCGCCGTGAGGTCCTGCAAGTGGGAGTAGAAAGTCTGGGTAGAAGTGACACAAAACAATTAGTGTCACAAATCCAAATTTTAAAAAAACTTTGGGACAAAACGTTACCAAATAAATCATTTACCATCGTATTTGGACATTCTTCTTTTTTTCGTTCACTTTTAGAAATCCTTGGATGGAACGAAGAACAAACTAAGTTACTCCAACAATTTTTATACACCAAAAATATCCCTGAATTAGTTTCTCTTGCCGCAAGGGAGAATACTTCTGAATCTCATATGCGGATCATCCAACTCTTACTGAAACCAATCCTTACGACAGAAATTGACGACTTTAAAAAATCAATGGAAGTTGTTTTATCAAAAGAAGAGTTAATGAAGATTAATACAGATTTAGAATCGATCATTTCATTCTTTGAAGTTTGGAACAAACAAATGAATGGAATTCCTAGTATTTGGGATCCTTCCCTTGTTAGGGATTTATCGTATTACACGGGTTTTATGTTTCAAGGTTATGTGGAACAGGACCCCGAACCAGTGTTTGCTGGTGGAGTTTATAATGAATTGTATGCAAGTTTTACTGGAATTCCAAAAGAAGCATGTGGTTTCGCACTGCACTTGGATTCAATTGAAGTTATGTTAAATAAGGAAAAATGA
- a CDS encoding 1-acyl-sn-glycerol-3-phosphate acyltransferase — MTEKEATLGRWHKEFFENIHLFVKSGLSELEAKSILEEFLVLSQATPKPKVMEIFQEPERLEEIGVYTDIRPEPRDFMLKFLDPIMKKFKVEGTENLKLLDGIIGKYPVTLISNHLSHLDAPAIFTLLYNSGPEGRKIAESLVFIAGRLAFEPDFTRLGLYMFGTLLVCSKKDMADNPSLSDVMTKINMRAFRNSQKLQSDGKVISIFPEGTRSRDGRLMPFVDTVYHYVANKVILPISLEGTEKILPIEGLLFNQAVGKLVIGKPVLVGELTKKEMESFPSHIEQISFPGTGDKKQFIIDNLALLVGSNLNKHKHGTYRNLYRGDVRETNQLISLPKKPDEHVVIIGSSNMSVAFACILANKNVKVTIYHPDSDMVTRSNEERRDIIHYPIYKLPPNIEFSDKPEILESATLFVQGTNPWEFDAVYSKIRTYLQKNKSPMVNVIKGFTGSKKGLILEDLNELLLIERDRLAVVSGACYPDQIMERKISGFEISAFEDSLIPKLKELLSSNYVFTRPAINSRDTKGVQLGGALKTIYALAMGLVEGYFKRELGGNVDNTLFHLSNRFFNEMVSIGVLLGGDPTTFNGLSGMTDFMLACFGSDTRDRKYGYDLAYGTRPEKITNGFYGLKVLPNLIQLDERRHPIVTSAYKTVIQNENFDLVAEELQKQLARV, encoded by the coding sequence ATGACAGAAAAAGAAGCCACTTTGGGACGTTGGCACAAAGAATTTTTTGAAAACATTCACTTATTTGTAAAATCCGGTCTTTCGGAATTAGAAGCAAAGTCTATTTTAGAAGAATTTTTAGTTTTATCACAAGCCACACCCAAACCCAAGGTGATGGAAATTTTCCAAGAGCCAGAACGCCTAGAAGAGATCGGAGTGTATACTGACATCCGCCCCGAACCTCGTGACTTTATGTTGAAATTCCTTGATCCCATCATGAAAAAATTCAAGGTCGAAGGAACAGAAAATTTAAAACTCCTTGATGGCATCATTGGCAAATACCCTGTCACTCTCATTTCCAATCACTTAAGCCACTTAGATGCTCCAGCAATTTTTACATTACTTTATAATTCAGGTCCCGAAGGGCGTAAAATTGCAGAGTCGCTCGTATTCATTGCGGGACGCCTTGCCTTTGAACCAGACTTCACTCGCCTCGGTCTATATATGTTTGGGACATTACTCGTTTGTTCCAAAAAAGACATGGCAGACAACCCTTCTCTTTCGGATGTGATGACAAAGATCAATATGCGGGCATTTCGGAATTCCCAAAAATTGCAGTCGGATGGAAAAGTTATTTCGATCTTTCCCGAAGGCACAAGGTCACGTGATGGTAGGCTTATGCCATTTGTGGACACAGTGTACCATTATGTGGCCAATAAAGTAATCTTACCAATTTCTCTAGAAGGTACAGAAAAAATTCTTCCAATCGAGGGCCTGCTCTTCAACCAAGCGGTTGGAAAACTAGTAATCGGCAAACCAGTGTTAGTAGGCGAATTAACCAAAAAGGAAATGGAAAGTTTCCCTTCACATATCGAACAAATATCCTTTCCTGGTACAGGAGACAAAAAACAATTTATCATTGATAACTTAGCACTCCTTGTGGGCAGTAACCTCAACAAACACAAACATGGTACATATCGTAACTTGTATCGTGGAGACGTACGAGAAACAAACCAACTCATATCACTTCCAAAAAAACCAGATGAACATGTAGTGATCATTGGTTCTTCGAATATGTCCGTGGCTTTTGCTTGTATCCTTGCCAATAAAAATGTAAAAGTAACCATTTACCATCCTGATTCAGATATGGTAACCCGAAGTAACGAAGAAAGACGGGACATCATTCACTATCCAATTTATAAACTTCCTCCGAATATTGAGTTTTCGGACAAACCTGAAATTTTGGAATCAGCGACATTATTTGTCCAAGGAACCAATCCTTGGGAATTCGATGCTGTTTATTCCAAAATCAGAACTTACTTACAAAAAAACAAATCCCCAATGGTAAATGTTATCAAAGGATTCACTGGATCCAAAAAAGGACTGATCCTAGAAGACTTAAATGAATTACTTCTTATCGAAAGAGATCGCCTTGCTGTTGTTTCGGGAGCTTGTTACCCAGACCAAATCATGGAACGAAAAATTTCGGGATTCGAAATCTCTGCTTTCGAAGATTCGCTCATTCCGAAATTAAAAGAACTTCTATCCAGTAATTATGTTTTCACAAGACCTGCGATCAACTCAAGAGACACAAAAGGTGTACAACTCGGTGGAGCGCTCAAAACGATTTATGCCCTTGCAATGGGACTCGTAGAAGGATACTTTAAACGAGAGTTAGGTGGAAACGTAGACAATACCCTTTTCCATTTGAGTAACCGATTTTTTAATGAAATGGTTTCCATTGGAGTTTTACTTGGTGGCGATCCGACTACATTTAATGGTTTGTCGGGGATGACAGATTTTATGTTGGCTTGTTTTGGATCTGACACAAGAGATCGAAAGTATGGTTATGACCTTGCCTATGGAACTAGACCAGAAAAAATCACAAATGGTTTTTATGGATTAAAGGTGTTACCAAATCTCATCCAACTTGATGAAAGAAGGCATCCAATCGTTACTTCTGCATACAAAACAGTCATCCAAAACGAAAATTTTGATCTGGTGGCAGAAGAGTTACAAAAACAATTGGCTAGAGTTTAG
- a CDS encoding PAS domain-containing sensor histidine kinase, with protein MEPKLPISDQIWHTTFAESPIGMAITDIQTGLYVEANEVYCRWLGRSREEVIGKSTIDLGIYSDLSYRDVILEKLKADGFVLNFEVPLVTKTGDTVTILFSGKIVEGGKYLLSAGQNITVFKEKEKLAHALQKELKISKELFESVFRLNPAAVSLSNAETGRYDDVNEAYCRLIGFNRDEIIGRTSHDLNIWITKVDRARLLAEVQKKGWSTGMEASVRTKSGEIRHVVSGNTILNHDGRSTLLAILIDITESKQNKEALEFAVKERTKELNRILEDLQKTQDQLILSEKMATLGQLVASVAHEINNPLAAISAFSEQLQNKLGDFGPRLLEIRNCMGKYSDSDAEEIIRWITELFQVKPKTHSFSETRKIKKNLESLFSSANIDTPYDLADRIVDLGVSDYILENTNFVEKLKNTPILSIILNELNALRSIESIRLAVERTSKIVYSLKNYGRMDRGLAKIQTNIIDSIETVLTLYQNKMKSGIECIRLYNANPMIMGYPDELIQIWTNLIYNSLQAMHFKGKLTVQVEETATDVEVSIGDNGPGIPMPVQKRIFEPFYTTKEKGEGTGLGLGIVKQSVEERHKGQIRFVSEPGHTVFTVSLPKL; from the coding sequence ATGGAACCAAAACTTCCTATTTCAGATCAAATATGGCATACGACTTTTGCAGAGAGTCCCATCGGCATGGCGATTACAGACATTCAAACTGGATTGTATGTGGAAGCAAATGAAGTGTATTGCCGATGGCTAGGTAGAAGTAGAGAAGAGGTGATCGGAAAGTCGACGATTGATTTAGGAATTTATTCTGATCTTTCTTATCGCGATGTAATTTTGGAAAAATTAAAAGCCGATGGTTTCGTATTAAACTTCGAAGTACCACTTGTGACAAAAACAGGGGATACCGTGACAATTTTGTTTAGTGGAAAAATTGTAGAAGGAGGCAAATACTTACTCAGTGCTGGACAAAATATCACAGTTTTTAAAGAAAAGGAAAAACTTGCGCACGCACTTCAAAAAGAGCTAAAAATAAGCAAAGAATTATTCGAAAGTGTCTTTCGATTAAATCCTGCTGCTGTCAGTTTATCAAACGCAGAAACTGGGAGATACGATGATGTAAACGAAGCCTATTGTCGACTCATTGGATTTAACCGAGATGAGATCATAGGTCGCACTTCACATGATTTAAATATATGGATCACCAAAGTTGATAGGGCACGTTTACTTGCTGAAGTCCAAAAGAAGGGTTGGAGTACGGGAATGGAAGCAAGTGTCCGCACTAAATCAGGTGAAATTCGTCATGTCGTTTCTGGTAATACCATTCTGAACCATGATGGAAGGTCTACTTTGCTTGCCATTCTTATCGATATCACGGAATCAAAACAAAATAAAGAGGCATTGGAGTTTGCAGTTAAGGAACGGACAAAAGAGCTGAATCGGATCTTAGAAGACCTTCAAAAGACCCAAGATCAGTTGATTCTATCTGAAAAAATGGCTACTCTCGGTCAACTAGTTGCAAGTGTTGCACACGAAATTAACAATCCACTCGCAGCAATCTCTGCATTTAGTGAACAGTTACAAAACAAGTTAGGAGATTTTGGGCCAAGGCTTTTGGAAATTCGAAACTGTATGGGAAAGTATTCCGATTCGGATGCAGAAGAGATCATTCGTTGGATCACAGAACTTTTCCAAGTAAAACCTAAAACACATAGTTTTTCAGAGACACGAAAAATTAAAAAAAATTTGGAGTCATTGTTTAGTTCAGCTAATATCGATACACCTTATGATTTGGCAGATCGGATTGTGGATTTGGGAGTTTCTGATTATATATTAGAAAATACGAATTTTGTAGAAAAACTAAAGAATACACCGATACTAAGCATTATATTGAATGAACTCAATGCTTTACGAAGTATTGAATCCATACGACTGGCAGTGGAACGTACTTCTAAAATAGTTTATAGTCTAAAAAACTACGGAAGGATGGACCGAGGTTTGGCGAAAATCCAAACAAATATCATCGATAGCATTGAAACGGTTCTCACTCTCTACCAGAACAAAATGAAATCCGGTATTGAATGCATACGACTTTATAATGCAAACCCAATGATAATGGGGTATCCTGATGAACTCATTCAAATCTGGACGAATCTGATTTATAATTCACTTCAAGCAATGCACTTTAAAGGGAAGTTAACAGTGCAAGTAGAAGAAACAGCAACTGATGTTGAAGTGTCGATTGGTGACAACGGACCAGGAATCCCTATGCCAGTGCAAAAGCGTATCTTTGAACCATTCTACACGACGAAAGAAAAGGGAGAAGGTACGGGGCTTGGACTCGGGATTGTAAAACAATCAGTAGAAGAAAGGCACAAAGGCCAAATTCGGTTTGTATCTGAACCTGGCCATACAGTTTTTACTGTTTCCCTTCCTAAACTCTAG
- the rplQ gene encoding 50S ribosomal protein L17 → MNKRNKVKQLNRSADHRKAMIQNMVVSLLRHERIESSVAKLKVARSYAERIITRAKKNLDANLANLDEQKKNAAILHNTRYLYSHLGDQEIVTKLLKDLANRYAERVGGYTRIIRLVNRPSDNTAMGILELVDRKTQDELKAESKAKREEKKPAKKEEKPKKVKKEKVAAAK, encoded by the coding sequence ATGAATAAACGTAATAAAGTTAAACAACTCAATAGGTCCGCAGATCATAGAAAAGCTATGATCCAAAATATGGTAGTCTCTTTACTTCGTCATGAAAGGATTGAATCTTCTGTGGCAAAGTTAAAAGTGGCTCGTTCTTATGCAGAGCGAATCATCACAAGAGCAAAAAAGAATTTAGATGCTAACTTAGCAAATTTGGATGAACAAAAGAAAAATGCTGCGATCCTTCACAATACAAGATACCTTTATAGTCATCTTGGAGACCAAGAAATCGTTACAAAACTTTTGAAAGACCTTGCGAACCGATATGCAGAACGAGTGGGTGGATACACAAGAATCATTCGTTTGGTAAACCGTCCTTCTGATAACACAGCAATGGGGATTCTGGAGCTTGTGGATCGCAAAACTCAAGATGAGTTAAAAGCTGAATCAAAAGCGAAACGGGAAGAGAAAAAACCAGCTAAAAAAGAAGAAAAACCTAAAAAGGTCAAAAAAGAAAAAGTAGCTGCTGCTAAATAA
- a CDS encoding DNA-directed RNA polymerase subunit alpha, translating to MSPKNLLKGFKRPKKIEFTTDVNTPNYGKFVAEPFERGIGTTIGNSLRRTLMSSIEGAAISAIRIEGVSHEFSYIEGVAEDVTRIILNLKQVRIKYEPEDKEASKVIHLELKGAGYFRAADLAVDSSIEIMNPDLHIATLNEDANLIMDLEIQRGRGYVPAEDKKKDIEVLGTIPIDSIFSPIQKVLFEVSETRVAQRSDYEKLTMEVWTDGSVSPEDAVAQAAKILKDHLTVFINFEEEIEEEEEELDEADEKLKAALSKHVEELELSVRSTNVLRSLEIDFIGELVKRSEDEMTKSKHFSEQSLLELKAKLSSMGLSFGMRDF from the coding sequence TTGTCTCCAAAGAATTTATTAAAAGGTTTTAAAAGACCCAAAAAAATCGAATTCACAACTGATGTGAATACACCAAACTACGGTAAGTTTGTTGCAGAACCTTTCGAAAGAGGAATTGGTACTACGATTGGAAACTCCCTTCGACGTACGCTTATGTCTTCGATTGAAGGTGCAGCGATTTCCGCGATTCGGATTGAAGGAGTCTCACACGAGTTCTCTTACATTGAAGGTGTAGCTGAGGACGTAACTCGTATCATTCTTAACTTAAAACAAGTTCGAATCAAATACGAGCCTGAAGACAAAGAAGCAAGTAAAGTAATCCACTTGGAACTTAAAGGTGCTGGTTATTTCCGTGCTGCTGATTTGGCAGTAGACTCTTCTATTGAAATCATGAACCCAGACCTTCATATTGCGACTCTAAATGAGGATGCGAATCTGATTATGGATCTGGAAATCCAAAGAGGACGTGGTTACGTTCCTGCGGAAGATAAAAAGAAAGATATTGAAGTTTTAGGAACAATTCCTATCGATTCAATATTTTCACCAATCCAAAAAGTATTGTTCGAAGTATCAGAAACTCGTGTTGCACAACGTTCTGATTATGAAAAACTGACTATGGAAGTTTGGACAGATGGTTCCGTTTCTCCAGAAGATGCAGTTGCCCAGGCAGCAAAAATCCTAAAAGACCACCTTACTGTTTTCATAAACTTTGAAGAGGAAATCGAAGAAGAAGAAGAAGAGTTGGATGAAGCTGATGAAAAATTAAAAGCAGCATTATCTAAACATGTAGAAGAATTAGAGTTATCGGTTCGGTCTACAAACGTTCTTCGTAGTTTGGAAATTGACTTCATTGGTGAACTCGTGAAGAGATCAGAAGACGAAATGACTAAATCAAAACATTTCAGCGAACAAAGTTTGTTAGAGTTAAAAGCAAAACTTTCCTCTATGGGACTTTCGTTCGGTATGAGAGATTTTTAA
- the rpsD gene encoding 30S ribosomal protein S4, which translates to MARYRGPVVKLMRREGLNLFLKNSHTLHKEKSSLEKRKYPPGLPPKKKGKITEYGAQLREKQKVKRAYGVLEKQFRRYFEEASHTPGIPGENLLQFLERRLDNVLYRMGFAVTRRQARNFVAHRHILVNGHRVDICSYRVNVGDKIEIREKFQKSAFIEENIKLAQAINRTASWVSVDYTKFSGEVLSLPTREHIDIPVKEQVIVELYSK; encoded by the coding sequence ATGGCACGTTACCGAGGTCCAGTTGTTAAATTGATGAGAAGAGAGGGACTTAACCTCTTTCTCAAAAATAGTCATACATTACATAAAGAAAAATCTTCCCTTGAAAAGAGAAAGTACCCACCAGGTCTTCCTCCAAAGAAAAAAGGAAAGATCACTGAATACGGAGCACAGCTTCGTGAAAAACAAAAAGTAAAACGCGCTTACGGTGTTTTAGAAAAACAATTCCGTAGATACTTTGAAGAAGCATCTCACACTCCAGGGATTCCTGGTGAGAACTTACTCCAATTCCTCGAAAGAAGATTGGATAATGTTCTGTATCGTATGGGTTTTGCTGTTACTAGAAGACAAGCTCGTAACTTTGTGGCACACAGACATATCCTTGTGAATGGTCACCGAGTGGATATTTGTTCTTATCGTGTGAATGTTGGTGATAAAATCGAAATCCGTGAGAAATTCCAAAAATCTGCGTTTATCGAAGAAAATATCAAACTAGCCCAAGCAATCAATCGAACTGCTTCTTGGGTCAGTGTGGATTATACCAAGTTCTCCGGAGAAGTGTTATCACTTCCAACAAGAGAGCATATTGATATCCCTGTGAAAGAACAGGTAATCGTAGAGTTGTACTCGAAGTAA
- the rpsK gene encoding 30S ribosomal protein S11 has product MAEKDAKNKKDTKKVKKKEKKNVPRGKVYIQASFNNTIVSITDMAGNVLSWSSSGMMGFRGSKKSTPYAAQVAATNAADKAIEAAGLSEVDVMVSGPGIGRESAIRSLTTKGLSIKLIKDVTPLPHNGCRPRKRRRV; this is encoded by the coding sequence ATGGCTGAAAAAGACGCAAAAAATAAAAAAGATACCAAAAAGGTTAAGAAAAAAGAAAAGAAAAACGTTCCACGGGGTAAGGTTTATATCCAAGCTTCGTTTAACAATACAATCGTATCCATTACGGATATGGCTGGAAACGTTCTTTCTTGGTCTTCTTCTGGAATGATGGGATTCCGTGGTTCCAAAAAATCCACTCCTTATGCTGCACAAGTGGCAGCAACCAATGCAGCTGACAAAGCAATTGAAGCAGCTGGATTATCAGAAGTGGATGTGATGGTTTCAGGTCCTGGAATTGGACGTGAATCTGCCATTCGTTCTTTGACCACAAAAGGTCTCTCAATCAAACTTATTAAAGACGTAACTCCGCTCCCGCACAATGGGTGCCGACCACGAAAAAGAAGAAGGGTGTAG
- the rpsM gene encoding 30S ribosomal protein S13 — MARIAGVDLPSNKRIVIGLTYVFGIGKTSSQNILKKAGIDESIRVKDLSDEQEAAIRRVIEESYQVEGDLRSEVNLNIKRLMDVGCYRGFRHRRGLPVNGQRTRTNARTRKGVKKTVANKKKATK; from the coding sequence ATGGCACGTATCGCGGGTGTTGATTTACCATCAAACAAAAGAATAGTGATCGGTCTTACATACGTATTTGGTATTGGTAAGACATCCTCTCAAAATATCCTGAAAAAAGCAGGAATTGACGAATCTATCAGGGTGAAGGACCTTTCGGACGAACAAGAAGCCGCGATCCGACGAGTCATTGAAGAATCATACCAGGTAGAAGGGGATCTTCGTTCCGAAGTCAACCTAAACATCAAACGATTGATGGATGTGGGTTGTTATAGAGGTTTCCGTCATAGACGTGGGCTTCCAGTCAATGGACAAAGAACTAGAACCAACGCAAGAACCCGTAAGGGAGTCAAGAAAACCGTAGCGAATAAGAAAAAGGCTACGAAGTAG
- the rpmJ gene encoding 50S ribosomal protein L36, translating to MKVRASVKKICPECKVIRRKGVIRVICTNPKHKQRQR from the coding sequence ATGAAAGTTAGAGCATCAGTAAAAAAAATCTGTCCAGAATGCAAAGTCATTCGCAGAAAAGGTGTAATCCGAGTGATTTGCACGAACCCAAAACACAAACAAAGGCAAAGATAA
- the infA gene encoding translation initiation factor IF-1, with product MAKEEAITIDGTVLEPLPNAMFRVELENGHKVLAHISGKMRMHYIRILPGDKVTVELSPYDLTKGRITYRKK from the coding sequence CTGGCTAAGGAAGAAGCAATTACCATTGACGGAACCGTTTTAGAACCGTTACCAAATGCAATGTTCCGTGTGGAACTTGAGAATGGTCACAAAGTTTTAGCGCACATTTCAGGAAAGATGCGTATGCATTACATTCGTATTTTACCTGGAGACAAAGTCACTGTGGAACTTTCACCTTATGACTTAACCAAGGGCCGTATCACTTACAGAAAGAAATAG